The following proteins come from a genomic window of Flavobacterium eburneipallidum:
- a CDS encoding CoA transferase subunit B, whose translation MLTKEDIAKRIAQEVKDKYFVNLGIGIPTLVANYIPEGIEVEFQSENGVLGMGPFPFDGEEDADLINAGKQTITTLDGASFFDSATSFGMIRGQHVDLTILGAMEVSENGDIANWKIPEKMVKGMGGAMDLVASAENIIVAMMHVNKAGESKILKKCTLPLTGVGCVKKIVTELAVLEVTPKGFKLVERAPGISVEHIMASTEATLIIEGGIPEMVIG comes from the coding sequence ATGCTAACCAAAGAAGACATCGCCAAACGCATCGCTCAAGAAGTCAAAGACAAGTACTTTGTCAACCTCGGTATTGGTATTCCGACTTTGGTAGCCAATTATATCCCCGAAGGAATTGAAGTCGAATTTCAAAGTGAAAACGGCGTTCTCGGAATGGGACCTTTCCCTTTTGATGGCGAAGAAGACGCTGATTTAATCAACGCTGGAAAACAAACCATTACCACTTTAGATGGCGCATCTTTTTTTGATTCGGCAACCAGTTTCGGAATGATTCGTGGGCAACACGTCGATTTGACTATTCTTGGCGCAATGGAAGTTTCAGAAAATGGCGATATTGCTAACTGGAAAATTCCTGAAAAAATGGTCAAAGGAATGGGCGGTGCGATGGATTTAGTCGCTTCGGCCGAAAATATCATCGTGGCTATGATGCACGTGAACAAAGCGGGAGAATCTAAAATTCTTAAAAAATGTACTTTACCTTTAACAGGCGTTGGTTGTGTCAAAAAAATCGTAACCGAACTGGCTGTTTTGGAAGTAACTCCAAAAGGTTTCAAACTCGTGGAACGTGCGCCAGGCATTTCTGTAGAGCACATCATGGCTTCCACCGAAGCAACTTTAATTATCGAAGGTGGAATTCCAGAAATGGTGATTGGCTAA
- a CDS encoding CoA transferase subunit A — translation MINKKVNTVQEALDGIENGMTLMLGGFGLCGIPENAIAELVKKETKNLTCISNNAGVDDFGLGLLLQKHQIKKMISSYVGENAEFERQMLSGELEVELIPQGTLAERCRAAQAGIPAFFTPAGFGTEVAIGKETREFNGKMHLMELAFQADFAIVKAWKGDTAGNLIFKGTARNFNPCMAGAAKITIAEVEELVEAGTLDPNQIHTPGIFVQRIFQGEKYEKRIEKRTVQDR, via the coding sequence ATGATCAACAAAAAAGTAAATACCGTTCAAGAAGCACTCGATGGAATCGAAAACGGAATGACACTCATGCTTGGTGGTTTCGGATTGTGCGGTATTCCTGAAAACGCCATTGCAGAATTGGTCAAAAAAGAAACCAAAAACCTCACCTGCATTTCTAACAATGCCGGAGTTGACGATTTTGGACTGGGATTACTTTTGCAAAAACACCAAATCAAAAAAATGATTTCTTCCTACGTGGGAGAAAATGCCGAATTCGAACGCCAAATGCTTTCGGGCGAACTCGAAGTAGAACTCATTCCGCAAGGCACTCTAGCCGAACGTTGCCGTGCAGCTCAAGCTGGAATTCCTGCTTTTTTCACTCCAGCTGGTTTCGGAACAGAAGTCGCCATTGGCAAAGAAACCCGAGAATTCAACGGAAAAATGCACCTCATGGAATTGGCTTTCCAAGCTGATTTTGCGATTGTAAAAGCTTGGAAAGGCGACACAGCAGGAAACCTCATCTTCAAGGGAACCGCCAGAAATTTCAATCCCTGTATGGCTGGAGCAGCCAAAATCACCATCGCCGAAGTTGAAGAATTAGTCGAAGCCGGAACACTAGACCCTAACCAAATTCATACTCCTGGAATATTTGTGCAACGTATCTTTCAAGGCGAGAAATACGAGAAGAGGATTGAGAAAAGGACTGTACAAGATAGGTAA